A single genomic interval of Nonomuraea rubra harbors:
- a CDS encoding DUF4956 domain-containing protein translates to MDLVAIVLLAYGLYYRRHHRRDLLFAYVALNVGIFAVVSLLLVQRVDIAVGFGLFGVLSIIRLRSSEITQQEIAYYFVAIVLGLVNGIAGAWPLTALLLNGVLLAVMYVADHPGLLGRTRHQVVTLDVVHADPEALRVDLESRLRARVLQCEVTQVDYVRDVTVVDVRYVAPNARVGVR, encoded by the coding sequence ATGGATCTCGTGGCGATCGTCCTGCTCGCCTACGGCCTCTACTACCGGCGCCACCACCGGCGCGACCTGCTGTTCGCCTACGTCGCGCTGAACGTGGGCATCTTCGCGGTCGTGTCGCTGCTGCTGGTCCAGCGGGTCGACATCGCCGTCGGGTTCGGGCTGTTCGGCGTGCTGTCCATCATCCGGCTGCGATCGAGCGAGATCACGCAGCAGGAGATCGCCTACTACTTCGTCGCGATCGTGCTGGGCCTGGTCAACGGCATCGCCGGCGCGTGGCCGCTGACGGCGCTCCTGCTGAACGGGGTGCTGCTGGCGGTCATGTACGTCGCGGACCATCCCGGCCTGCTCGGGCGGACCCGCCACCAGGTCGTGACGCTGGACGTGGTGCACGCCGACCCGGAGGCGTTGCGGGTGGACCTGGAGAGCCGGTTGCGGGCGCGGGTGCTGCAGTGCGAGGTCACGCAGGTGGACTACGTACGGGATGTGACGGTGGTGGACGTCCGGTACGTGGCGCCGAACGCGAGGGTCGGTGTGCGGTGA
- a CDS encoding response regulator transcription factor, whose translation MNRILIAEDEARIASFVEKGLRANGFVTAVVGDGVAAYDLASAGGFDLLILDIGLPLSDGFTVLRRLRESMVTIPVIILTARDSVSDTVAGLEGGADDYIAKPFAFEELLARVRLRLRADRTPEVTVLRVSDLSLDLRTRRVYVGDRAVDLSTREFALAEIFCRHPDQVLTREQLLSHVWGFDFDPGSNVVDVYVRYLRRKIGADRIETVRGTGYRMRVA comes from the coding sequence TTGAACCGGATTCTGATCGCCGAGGACGAGGCCAGGATCGCCTCATTCGTGGAGAAGGGGTTGCGGGCCAACGGCTTCGTGACCGCCGTGGTGGGAGACGGGGTCGCGGCGTACGACCTGGCCAGTGCGGGCGGGTTCGACCTGCTCATCCTGGACATCGGGCTGCCGTTGAGCGACGGGTTCACGGTGTTGCGGCGGTTGCGCGAGTCCATGGTGACCATCCCTGTGATCATTTTGACCGCGCGTGACAGTGTGAGCGACACGGTGGCGGGGCTGGAGGGCGGTGCCGACGACTACATCGCCAAACCCTTCGCCTTCGAGGAGCTCCTGGCCAGGGTGCGGTTGCGGCTGCGGGCCGACCGTACTCCGGAGGTGACGGTGCTGCGGGTGTCCGATCTGTCGCTGGATCTGCGTACGCGGCGGGTCTACGTCGGCGATCGGGCGGTGGACCTGTCGACCAGGGAGTTCGCCCTGGCGGAGATCTTCTGCCGGCATCCCGACCAGGTGCTGACGCGCGAGCAGCTGCTCAGCCACGTGTGGGGGTTCGACTTCGACCCCGGGTCGAACGTGGTGGACGTCTACGTGCGCTACCTGCGCCGCAAGATCGGCGCCGACCGCATCGAGACCGTACGCGGCACGGGCTATCGGATGAGAGTCGCCTAA
- a CDS encoding sensor histidine kinase — protein sequence MRLSARARIVGWMLVVVGIALTVAVSVTWSTLLTRLEHRMDLELANEVDKLRRYASTAYDLQSGKPLTDVEDLMIGYLQLNSPDRWETFFSILDGKAHKITAVPPPVRLDTDEKLIARMATATRVERHEMETSKGTVHYAVIPVSVSGDSRRGHFVVAHFYDLNRDDIVDAVGALGLSALAAMGLAGAAGWFVAGQVLAPVRLVRQTAEQISDSSDLTRRLDVPGDDDVAALASTFNHMLDRLEHAFVVQRHFMDDAGHELRTPITVIRGHLELMSDDPDDRAETLALVTDELDRMNRIVDDLLTLAKAEQPGFLALDNVELADLTVSVVAKARALGDRQWRVDEVAEARLPADRHRLTQALMQLVANAVRHTADGDLIAVGSAVRDGRVELWVRDSGPGVAPAERERIFGRFVRGAGRTGAYDGAGLGLAIVRSIAQAHGGTVKVTEAPGGGACFVMSLPLWELWRLS from the coding sequence ATGCGGCTGAGCGCCCGTGCCCGGATCGTGGGCTGGATGCTCGTCGTCGTCGGAATCGCCCTGACAGTCGCCGTCTCCGTGACCTGGTCCACCCTGCTCACCCGGCTCGAGCACCGGATGGACCTCGAGCTGGCCAACGAGGTCGACAAGCTCCGGCGGTACGCCTCCACGGCGTACGACCTGCAGTCGGGCAAGCCGCTGACCGACGTCGAGGATCTGATGATCGGATACCTCCAGCTCAACTCGCCCGACCGGTGGGAGACCTTCTTCAGCATCCTCGACGGCAAGGCCCACAAGATCACCGCGGTCCCGCCACCCGTACGGCTCGACACCGACGAGAAGCTCATCGCCCGGATGGCCACGGCGACCCGGGTCGAACGCCACGAGATGGAGACCAGCAAGGGAACGGTCCACTATGCGGTGATCCCGGTGAGCGTGTCCGGAGACTCCCGGCGCGGGCACTTCGTCGTGGCGCACTTCTACGACCTCAACCGCGACGACATCGTCGACGCGGTGGGTGCGCTCGGGCTGTCCGCGCTGGCGGCGATGGGGCTGGCGGGGGCGGCCGGCTGGTTCGTGGCGGGGCAGGTGCTGGCGCCGGTGCGGCTCGTCCGCCAGACGGCCGAGCAGATCAGCGACTCCAGCGACCTGACCCGCCGCCTGGACGTGCCGGGCGACGACGACGTGGCGGCGCTCGCCTCGACGTTCAACCACATGCTCGACCGGCTCGAACACGCCTTCGTCGTGCAACGCCACTTCATGGACGACGCCGGTCACGAGCTGCGTACGCCGATCACGGTCATCCGCGGCCACCTGGAGCTGATGAGCGACGACCCCGACGACCGCGCCGAGACCCTCGCCCTGGTCACCGACGAGCTCGACCGGATGAACCGCATCGTCGACGACCTGCTCACCCTCGCGAAGGCGGAGCAGCCGGGGTTCCTGGCACTGGACAACGTCGAGCTGGCCGATCTCACGGTCAGCGTGGTCGCCAAGGCCCGCGCGCTGGGCGATCGCCAGTGGCGGGTCGACGAGGTGGCCGAGGCGCGGCTGCCCGCCGACCGGCACCGGCTCACGCAGGCGCTCATGCAGCTCGTGGCGAACGCCGTGCGCCACACCGCCGACGGCGACCTGATCGCCGTCGGCTCCGCCGTGCGTGACGGGCGGGTCGAGCTGTGGGTGCGCGACAGCGGCCCGGGGGTCGCGCCGGCCGAGCGCGAACGGATCTTCGGGCGGTTCGTCCGCGGTGCCGGGCGCACCGGGGCGTATGACGGGGCCGGCCTCGGCCTGGCCATCGTCAGATCCATCGCCCAGGCTCATGGAGGCACGGTGAAGGTGACGGAGGCTCCCGGGGGAGGGGCCTGTTTTGTCATGTCTCTTCCGCTATGGGAGCTGTGGAGGCTGAGTTGA
- a CDS encoding SDR family oxidoreductase — translation MLVRDKVVVVTGAASGIGRALALRFAAEGASGVVVADLDEAGAAAVAKEIGPRAVPVRVDVSSEPEVAALADTPFGPVDLFCSNAGIIGGHGLDAPAEEWSRLYAVNVLAHVYAARAAIPSMAARGGGYLLNTCSAAGLISCPGDAPYAVTKAAAVAFAEWVAIHHASQGIKVSVLCPQGVQTAMLEHGIDTDHLTARAVRASGTILDPSDVATAVIDGLAAERFHMFPHPEVAEYARRKAEDPDRWLAGMSQFVASLQP, via the coding sequence ATGCTGGTACGGGACAAAGTCGTCGTCGTCACGGGAGCCGCGAGCGGGATCGGCCGCGCGCTCGCGCTCAGGTTCGCCGCCGAGGGCGCGTCCGGCGTGGTCGTGGCGGACCTCGACGAGGCAGGCGCCGCCGCGGTGGCCAAGGAGATCGGCCCGCGAGCCGTCCCCGTCCGCGTGGACGTCTCCTCCGAGCCGGAGGTGGCCGCACTCGCCGACACCCCGTTCGGCCCGGTGGACCTGTTCTGCTCCAACGCCGGCATCATCGGCGGCCACGGCCTCGACGCCCCCGCCGAGGAGTGGAGCCGCCTGTACGCGGTCAACGTGCTGGCCCACGTCTACGCCGCCCGCGCCGCCATCCCCTCCATGGCGGCCAGAGGCGGCGGCTACCTCCTCAACACCTGCTCCGCCGCGGGCCTGATCAGCTGCCCCGGGGACGCCCCGTACGCGGTGACGAAGGCGGCGGCGGTCGCGTTCGCCGAATGGGTCGCCATCCACCACGCCTCCCAGGGCATCAAGGTCAGCGTCCTGTGCCCGCAGGGCGTACAGACCGCGATGCTGGAGCACGGCATCGACACCGACCACCTGACGGCCAGAGCCGTGCGTGCGTCGGGCACCATCCTCGACCCCTCGGACGTGGCGACGGCGGTCATCGACGGCCTGGCCGCCGAGCGCTTCCACATGTTCCCGCACCCGGAAGTCGCCGAGTACGCCCGCCGCAAGGCCGAGGACCCGGACCGCTGGCTGGCCGGCATGTCCCAGTTCGTCGCCTCCCTCCAGCCCTGA
- a CDS encoding peptidase inhibitor family I36 protein, whose translation MTDADIASLLDSADAAVCSEGADAQMRCYASEADYRAAEGLARAEVGLLSMYNCPSGYFCMWEWTEFGGDRVQYRVAGTKDLYSHWRDRGTSFYNRREDGGRLVDFRTRMPDPALYFAAGQYHRDLGKEGYIYGGNWNNKVDRIVLS comes from the coding sequence ATGACGGACGCAGACATCGCGAGCCTGCTCGACTCTGCCGACGCCGCAGTCTGCAGCGAGGGCGCCGATGCGCAGATGCGCTGCTACGCCAGCGAGGCCGACTACCGTGCTGCCGAAGGGCTCGCTCGTGCCGAGGTCGGCCTACTGAGCATGTACAACTGCCCGTCCGGCTACTTCTGCATGTGGGAGTGGACCGAATTCGGTGGTGACCGCGTGCAGTACCGGGTCGCCGGGACCAAGGACCTCTATTCCCATTGGCGCGACCGGGGGACCAGCTTCTACAACCGGCGTGAGGACGGCGGCCGCCTGGTGGACTTCCGCACCAGGATGCCCGACCCTGCCCTGTACTTTGCCGCGGGCCAGTACCACCGTGACCTCGGCAAGGAGGGTTACATCTACGGAGGCAACTGGAACAACAAGGTCGATCGGATCGTTCTCAGCTGA
- a CDS encoding tyrosine-type recombinase/integrase, whose protein sequence is MAVAEPTLVARLIGPPRHPAQARPQALDAREQRRFLRAVEMRRPARDRAIGRGLFHSGLRVAELVALDLDDVPLSARKGEVIVRNGKDETSREVPLLDVTVREAVKEWKAERSEWPGAAGPALFLNRSRGGRLSAPAVDQLLDELATEADLVNKTGAHAASGRLPATDRAVQRRGDHDRVGQGADRCSNEPRQPTSPAPT, encoded by the coding sequence GTGGCGGTCGCGGAGCCGACGTTGGTGGCCCGCTTGATCGGTCCGCCGCGACACCCCGCCCAAGCTCGCCCCCAGGCCCTGGACGCCCGCGAACAGAGGCGTTTCCTGCGCGCCGTGGAGATGCGCCGGCCCGCCCGCGACCGCGCCATCGGTCGGGGGCTGTTCCACTCCGGGCTGCGCGTCGCCGAGCTCGTCGCCCTCGACCTCGACGACGTGCCGCTCTCCGCCCGCAAGGGCGAGGTCATCGTCCGCAACGGCAAGGACGAGACCTCCCGCGAGGTGCCCCTGCTGGATGTCACCGTGCGCGAGGCCGTCAAGGAGTGGAAGGCCGAGCGCAGCGAGTGGCCGGGCGCGGCCGGCCCGGCGCTGTTCCTCAACCGCTCCCGCGGCGGCCGGCTGTCGGCCCCCGCCGTCGACCAGCTGCTCGACGAGCTCGCCACCGAGGCCGACCTGGTCAACAAGACCGGCGCGCACGCCGCCTCAGGCCGGCTTCCGGCGACCGATCGCGCAGTTCAGCGTCGCGGCGACCATGACCGGGTCGGCCAGGGGGCCGACCGCTGCTCGAACGAACCCAGGCAACCGACCTCGCCCGCACCGACGTGA
- a CDS encoding GbsR/MarR family transcriptional regulator, translating to MTEQDPLLEWVERVAMYLARDGVPPIAGRVLGWLMVCDPPEQSAGQISQAIGASRASLTSNLRLLTSMGFLTWRTRPGERTVYYRMAEDAWSVVARKQIEGISSFLDITRDGLDLVGRQDERARRIHQAHAMFEWMAKVFENALPPNPAQDEEKET from the coding sequence TTGACTGAGCAGGACCCGCTGCTGGAGTGGGTGGAACGGGTCGCCATGTACCTGGCGCGCGACGGGGTGCCGCCGATCGCCGGGCGGGTCCTGGGCTGGCTGATGGTGTGCGATCCGCCGGAGCAGTCGGCCGGGCAGATCAGCCAGGCCATCGGCGCCAGCCGCGCCTCGCTGACCTCGAACCTGCGGCTGCTGACCAGCATGGGCTTCCTCACCTGGCGTACCCGGCCCGGGGAGCGGACCGTCTACTACCGGATGGCCGAGGACGCCTGGTCGGTGGTGGCCCGCAAGCAGATCGAGGGCATCTCCTCGTTCCTCGACATCACCCGCGACGGCCTGGACCTGGTGGGTCGGCAGGACGAGCGCGCCCGGCGCATCCACCAGGCGCACGCGATGTTCGAGTGGATGGCCAAGGTCTTCGAGAACGCCCTGCCCCCGAACCCCGCACAGGATGAGGAGAAGGAGACCTGA
- a CDS encoding FAD-dependent monooxygenase — MSGQAIVVGGGIGGLAAAVALRRIGWQATVLERAPELGEIGAGMSQAPNALRALDELGVGERARAAGVPTYSAGNLRLPDGRYLQRARPGDPTPLLAFHRADLHGVLREAVPADWLSTGVKVTGVRQDGDEVTVTWSGGEARADLVIAADGIHSTLRRLLWLDAPPPRFLGRTAWLGVTPPGALRGSVTTKDPDELAGSVTMGPGAYFLIHPLSRDRVYWACVTTADRPDLRYEMEKAEVARRLTGWHDPIPSLIAATPDDAVIHIDIHDLDPLPAYVHGRVALLGDAAHAMSPDRGQGAGQSIEDAVVLAAALAGETSIDAALRRYDAERRPRTQATARGARTDGRRTTSAAAHRALVTMIRLMPRALWLKGIAADGNPTWRWQPPHLTAPTVQC, encoded by the coding sequence ATGAGCGGACAGGCGATCGTGGTCGGCGGCGGCATCGGCGGGCTGGCCGCCGCCGTCGCGCTGCGGCGCATCGGCTGGCAGGCCACCGTGCTGGAGCGCGCCCCCGAGCTGGGCGAGATCGGCGCCGGCATGTCCCAAGCCCCGAACGCGCTCCGTGCCCTGGACGAGCTCGGCGTCGGCGAGCGGGCGCGGGCGGCCGGGGTGCCCACCTACTCGGCGGGCAACCTGCGCCTGCCCGATGGCCGCTACCTGCAACGCGCCCGCCCGGGCGACCCGACCCCGCTGCTCGCCTTCCACCGCGCGGACCTGCACGGGGTGCTGCGGGAGGCGGTGCCCGCCGACTGGCTGAGTACCGGTGTGAAGGTCACCGGGGTACGGCAGGACGGCGACGAGGTGACGGTAACCTGGAGCGGCGGCGAGGCGCGCGCGGATTTGGTGATCGCCGCCGACGGAATCCACAGCACGCTGCGCCGGCTGCTGTGGCTGGACGCGCCACCGCCCCGTTTCCTGGGCCGGACCGCCTGGCTGGGCGTCACGCCCCCCGGCGCACTACGCGGCAGCGTCACCACCAAGGATCCCGACGAGCTGGCCGGGAGCGTCACCATGGGTCCCGGTGCATACTTCCTCATCCATCCACTCAGCCGCGACCGCGTCTATTGGGCCTGCGTCACCACTGCCGACCGTCCGGACCTGCGCTACGAGATGGAGAAGGCCGAGGTGGCCCGCCGCCTCACCGGCTGGCACGACCCGATCCCGTCACTGATCGCCGCCACCCCGGACGATGCGGTGATCCACATCGACATCCACGACCTGGACCCACTACCCGCCTACGTCCACGGCCGGGTGGCGCTGCTCGGCGACGCCGCGCACGCGATGAGCCCGGACCGCGGCCAGGGGGCCGGGCAGTCCATCGAGGACGCGGTGGTGCTCGCCGCCGCCCTCGCCGGGGAGACCTCGATCGACGCGGCGCTGCGCCGCTACGACGCCGAGCGCCGCCCGCGCACCCAGGCCACCGCCCGCGGCGCCCGCACCGACGGCCGCCGCACCACCTCCGCCGCCGCGCACCGGGCGCTGGTCACCATGATCCGCCTCATGCCCCGCGCACTGTGGCTCAAGGGCATCGCCGCCGACGGGAACCCCACCTGGCGATGGCAGCCACCGCACCTGACCGCGCCAACCGTGCAGTGCTGA